TTCGACGCCTCGGCCCTGGCCCGCTACCGCCGCCCGCTGCTCGCCACGTCCACCGACGGCGTGGGCACCAAGGTCGAGGTCGCCCGGCGGATGGACGTGCACGACACCATCGGCATCGACCTCGTCGGCATGGTCGTCGACGACCTCGTCGTCTGCGGCGCCGAGCCGCTCTTCATGACCGACTACGTCGCCTGCGGGCGGGTCGTCCCCGAGCGGATCGCGGCCGTCGTGCGCGGCATCGCCGAGGGCTGCGTCCGGGCCGGCTGCGCGCTCGTCGGCGGCGAGACCGCGGAGCACCCCGGCCTGCTCGAGCCCGACGCGTACGACGTCGCCGGCGCCGGCACCGGCGTCGTCGAGGCCGACCGGCTGCTCGGCGCCGAGCGGGTGCGCGCGGGTGACGTCCTCGTCGCCATGGCCTCCAGCGGCCTGCACTCCAACGGCTACTCGCTGGTGCGCCACGTCCTGCTGGAGCGCGCGGGCTGGGCCCTCGACCGCGACGTCCCCGAGCTCGGGCGCACCCTCGGCGAGGAGCTGCTCGAGCCCACCCGCATCTACGCGCAGGACGTCCTGGCCCTCGCGGACGCCGTCGAGGTGCACGCGGTGAGCCACGTGACCGGCGGTGGCCTCGCCGCCAACCTCGCCCGCGTCGTCCCCGCCGGCCTGCACGCCGTCGTCGACCGGTCCACCTGGACCCCCGCCCCCGTCTTCGGCCTCGTCGCCGAGGTCGGCGGCGTCGCGCAGGCCGAGGTCGAGCGCACCCTCAACACCGGCGTCGGCATGGTCGCCGTCGTCGCCCCCGCCGCCGCCGACGCCGCCCTCGCCCTCCTGCGCGCCCGCGGCGTCGACGCCTGGGTCGCCGGCACCGTCACCACGACCGACGGGACTGCCGGGGCTGCGGGCACCCCGGGTGCTGCGGGTACGCCGGGGGCTGCGGGCACGGCCGAGCTCGTCGGCACCCACCCCGCCTGACCCGCCCCGCCGCGATCACGCGCCCCTGGCGCCGATCACGCGCCCCTCGGCGCCGATCATGCGCTCCCCCGGCGGCGATCATGCAACCCCTCGGCGCCGATCACGCGCTTCCCCGGCGGCGATCATGCAGCCGCCCGACCGTGATCATGCAGCCGCCCGGCCGTGACCACGCAGTGCTCCGGCGCTGGTCCGTGCAGCCGGCGTCGCGGTCCTGCGGCGCGCCGCAGAGCCCCTGCCGCCGCGCCTGCGGCGCCCGGAGCCGCACGGGACGGGGCACGCCTGAGCGGTGCGGGCACGGCTCGGCCGACACCCGTGCGCCCGCCCCACGGGGTCCAGGGAGACCGAGCAGGACCGCTCAGCCGGACGCGCGCCACGGCGCAGGGCACGACGAGGCCCGCCCGGCGGGGCCGGACGGGCCTGGTGCGCTGCGCGTCAGCTCGAGGACGCCCAGCGGTCGTCGTAGTCCCCGTAGCCGTCGTCGTCATCGACGGCGGGGGAGGTGGTGCGGGGCTCGTCCTTCGTCCCGGACAGCTCGCGCTGGAGCGCGGTGAGGTCCGTGGACGGGGAGCTGTACTTGAGCTCCCGAGCCACCTTCGTCTGCTTGGCCTTGGCCCGGCCGCGCCCCATGGCTCGACCCCCTCATGCGTCAACGGGGTGGCCGGCACAGGGCGACCCCGGGATGTCCGGCGTTCGTCGTGGGCCCCACGGTACAGGTCCGGCCCGCCTCACGGCACATCCGGCGCGAGGCCGGGTCCGTGGGGGCGCTCACCCCCGCGGCAGCCAGACGTCGCGCAGGCGCGCGACGCCGGCCATGCGCTCCTCGGCGAGGTGCTCGGCGGCCGCCACCGGGGTCGTCGCGTGCTCCTGCGCGACCGCGAAGACGCGCTGCGTGGTCGCGAAGATGCGCCCGGCCCGCTCCCGGGCGCGCTCGGGCACCGGGCCGTCCACCTCGTCCGCGACCTGGATCACGCCGCCGGCGTTGACGACGAAGTCCGGCGCGTAGAGCACGCCCCGCTCGGCGAGGGCGTCGGCGACCCCCGGGTGCGCCAGCTGGTTGTTGGCCCCGCCGCACACGACGCGCGCCCGCAGCACCTC
The Vallicoccus soli genome window above contains:
- the purM gene encoding phosphoribosylformylglycinamidine cyclo-ligase, which translates into the protein MTQPVTYAAAGVDIEAGDRAVELMKASVARATRPEVVGGLGGFAGLFDASALARYRRPLLATSTDGVGTKVEVARRMDVHDTIGIDLVGMVVDDLVVCGAEPLFMTDYVACGRVVPERIAAVVRGIAEGCVRAGCALVGGETAEHPGLLEPDAYDVAGAGTGVVEADRLLGAERVRAGDVLVAMASSGLHSNGYSLVRHVLLERAGWALDRDVPELGRTLGEELLEPTRIYAQDVLALADAVEVHAVSHVTGGGLAANLARVVPAGLHAVVDRSTWTPAPVFGLVAEVGGVAQAEVERTLNTGVGMVAVVAPAAADAALALLRARGVDAWVAGTVTTTDGTAGAAGTPGAAGTPGAAGTAELVGTHPA
- a CDS encoding DUF3073 domain-containing protein, producing the protein MGRGRAKAKQTKVARELKYSSPSTDLTALQRELSGTKDEPRTTSPAVDDDDGYGDYDDRWASSS